The following proteins are encoded in a genomic region of Gouania willdenowi chromosome 6, fGouWil2.1, whole genome shotgun sequence:
- the LOC114464292 gene encoding proline-rich protein 2-like has translation MAATPLKDAISRPSRAIPPPTNRLVGEPKHPQPGPATAHQVPPAEPPPPATHAPTRDTPRRQHSPKDGGPQATNPTPPKAVRRHTEPQPVPGRMGKNHRLRPHTPTQHNSRGDPCMGRAPSRSPIPPPAHATHDTPAHMVPQEPQTPPPQAPRRAHPQANPPGAAPPTPQAKATAPPPALRADRTPPTPNPTGEQAQEQRKGRTGQGDREQGERVAEKYASPQPHGPPRHVRRGQKIKLKQLRVRRTSRRNARPRRGTQTPGQPTQATPQAQGSPGLQFD, from the exons atggcagccacgcctct AAAGGACGCTATCAgccgcccaagcagggccatcccgccaccCACCAACCGATTAGTAGGTGAacccaagcacccccagccaggcCCCGCCACCGCACACCAAGTGCCGCCAGCAGAACCCCCCCCTCCGGCCACCCACGCGCCGACACGAGACACTCCCCGACGGCAGCACAGCCCGAAGGACGgtgggccccaggccaccaacCCCACCCCGCCAAAGGCAGTGCGGCGCCACACCGAACCACAGCCAGTTCCCGGGCGGATG GGCAAGAACCACAGACTGCGCccccacacacccacccagcacaaCTCCAGGGGAGACCCCTGCATGGGCAGGGCCCCATCACGCTCCCCCATCCCACCTCCAGCTCACGCCACACACGACACACCGGCCCACAtggtcccccaa GAGCCACAAACCCCACCACCTCAGGCCCCCCGACGGGCCCACCCCCAAGCTAACCCACCCGGCGCAGCCCCGCCCACCCCTCAGGCAaaagccacagcccccccaccagcactCCGGGCCGACAGGACCCCCCCAACGCCCAACCCAACAGGCGAGcaggcgcaagagcaaaggaagGGGAGGACGGGACAGGGAGACAGAGAGCAAGgggaaagagtggcagagaaaTATGCAAGCCCCCAGCCCCACGGGCCACCCAGACATGTACGGAGGGGGCAGAAGATCAAACTCAAACAGCTCAGGGTCCGGAGGACATCCAGAAGGAATGCACGCCCGCGCAGAGGCACCCAGACACCCGGACAACCCACccaggccaccccacaagcccaggGAAGTCCAGGTCTACAGTTTGATTAG
- the cln6b gene encoding ceroid-lipofuscinosis neuronal protein 6 homolog, which yields MSCTVLTLLLPAEWCPLKRPGVADYLHFLYNVTSPLILIKMLERSLRRLPCLAVRSGIICVVMGTSLHLLADSIMRRLQLIGCDLHSTVKEDPKTKYINQTSMVEVLELLCYYYTIGQLMWYVPLLLVLVLFFTGCFTSREQQDTMPLTAWVLLLPNAMYYWYLITEGQSLILFIFTFFTMTATVMHQRRRGMFLDSNGLFMMYSFSAALCLVMVWVLCLWNHSVLRKRKPPGLIFLPKPTEVYSLYLQPHI from the exons ATGAGTTGCACCGTCCTAACG CTGCTTCTACCTGCAGAATGGTGTCCACTCAAACGTCCTGGTGTTGCAGATTATCTACATTTTCTGTACAACGTCACCTCTCCGCTCATCTTGATCAAA ATGCTTGAACGTAGTTTGAGGAGGTTGCCCTGCCTCGCTGTCCGTTCTGGAATCATCTGTGTTGTCATGGGAACCAGCCTTCACCTATTGGCTGACTCCATCATGAGACGACTTCAGCTCATTGGATGTGATTTACACTCAACAGTAAAAGAAGATCCAAAAACCAAGTACATCAATCAGACCTCCATG gtggaagttctcgagCTTTTGTGTTACTATTACACCATTGGTCAGCTGATGTG GTACGTTCCACTCCTCCTCGTCCTCGTGCTATTCTTCACTGGTTGCTTCACTTCCAGGGAGCAACAAGACACAATGCCTCTGACAGCATGGGTGCTTCTCCTTCCAAACGCCATGTACTACTG GTATCTGATCACAGAGGGACAGTCTTTGATCCTCTTCATTTTCACCTTCTTCACTATGACTGCAACAGTAATGCACCAAAGGAGGCGGGGCATGTTCCTCGATAGCAATGGCCTCTTCATGATGTACAG TTTCTCTGCAGCTCTGTGTCTGGTGATGGTCTGGGTGTTGTGTTTGTGGAACCACAGCGTACTGAGGAAGAGAAAACCTCCTGGCCTGATTTTTCTCCCAAAGCCTACTGAAGTTTACAGCCTCTACCTTCAGCCTCACATCTAG
- the rxfp3.3b gene encoding relaxin-3 receptor 1, whose translation MAGLVLLNTSSRFNVSGICEHELFPCLDDIDLPADGSPALRILISVVYSVVCAAGLLGNLLVFYLMRSRRGRRKRSSINLFILSLAVTDLQFVLTLPFWAVDTALDFSWPFGNAMCKIILSVTVMNMYASVFFLTAMSVTRYWSVASALKDRTRRRVCSVRWVIAALWILAGVASLPTVIFSTTRSVAGEKLCLLGFPDQRPWLALHYLQKILVGFVVPMLIVCVCSLLLLRVVRLRSMNVHQVSRRSRVTRSVTIVVLSFFICWMPNQAITLWGVLVKFNLVNWDTTYYTVHTYIHPLSVCLAHTNSCMNPVLYCLMRREFRKKVKDLFWRISSPFSSNTCRMRRGRHGAGGMMNPIPLHNLDTENCQLSGVTDPCDTELN comes from the coding sequence ATGGCGGGGCTCGTGCTCCTCAACACCTCGTCCCGGTTCAACGTGTCCGGGATCTGTGAGCACGAGCTGTTTCCTTGCCTGGATGACATCGACCTACCGGCGGACGGCTCCCCGGCGCTGCGCATCCTCATCTCGGTGGTGTACTCCGTGGTGTGCGCCGCCGGGCTGCTGGGGAACCTGCTGGTGTTCTACCTGATGAGATCACGCCGCGGACGGAGGAAACGCTCCAGCATCAACCTGTTCATCCTAAGCCTCGCCGTCACAGACTTGCAGTTCGTGCTGACGCTGCCGTTCTGGGCCGTGGACACGGCTCTGGACTTCAGCTGGCCGTTTGGAAACGCCATGTGCAAGATCATCCTCTCCGTGACGGTGATGAACATGTACGCCAGCGTGTTTTTCCTCACTGCCATGAGCGTCACCCGCTACTGGTCGGTGGCGTCCGCGCTCAAAGACCGTACCCGGCGGAGGGTGTGCTCGGTGCGCTGGGTGATCGCCGCGCTCTGGATCCTGGCCGGGGTCGCGTCTTTGCCCACCGTCATCTTCTCCACCACGAGGAGCGTGGCCGGGGAGAAGCTGTGTCTGCTGGGCTTTCCTGATCAGCGCCCGTGGCTGGCTCTGCATTACCTTCAGAAGATCCTGGTGGGGTTCGTGGTTCCGATGCTGATCGTCTGCGTGTgctcgctgctgctgctgcgcgtgGTCCGTCTGCGCAGCATGAACGTGCACCAGGTGAGCCGCCGGTCCCGGGTCACCCGATCCGTCACCATCGTCGTCCTGTCTTTCTTCATCTGCTGGATGCCCAACCAGGCCATCACCCTCTGGGGTGTTCTGGTCAAATTTAACTTGGTAAACTGGGACACGACGTACTACACGGTGCACACGTACATCCACCCGCTGTCCGTGTGTCTGGCGCACACCAACAGCTGCATGAACCCGGTGCTGTACTGCCTCATGCGTCGGGAGTTCAGGAAAAAGGTGAAGGACCTTTTCTGGAGGATTTCCTCACCGTTTAGCTCCAACACCTGCCGCATGCGGAGAGGAAGACATGGAGCCGGGGGCATGATGAACCCCATCCCGCTGCACAACCTGGACACAGAGAACTGTCAGCTGTCCGGGGTGACGGATCCGTGCGACACAGAACTGAACTGA